DNA sequence from the Melospiza georgiana isolate bMelGeo1 chromosome 7, bMelGeo1.pri, whole genome shotgun sequence genome:
TCTTTCATCATTTGCCTTCCAGCTTTCACAGGTGTGATTTGAgtactgtttttatttttcctaatatttttaTGGTACTGTAACCTTAAATACATTTTAGGACATTTATCTTGGTGGTATATACCCTATAACAAACACAAGAGGATATTTTCAGATGCATGACTCTATATTGGATGTATCTGGAACTGGTGGAGCATATTTATTGTCCACTGTGTTTGCAATGATATCACTGACTTTAAATCACCACCTTTCATTTCTAAAGTACAAGATCTCAATGTTTGCAAAGTATTTaaactgtgaaattattttagatttttatcCTGTATTGTGGCTCACAGATTACAATAGCTGtgtcttttccagcctgtcATACAAACTAGGAactctttttggttttgtgcaaTCCTTAGGATGAAACTGATGGCATTAAGAATGGCAAATAACACATATCCATCAGCTTCTTTGGACTTAAGATAGACTGTGCCTAATGGAGACAGGAGAATGAAAAGCCCTCAGTTCTGGTCAGGAAAAAAGGATTTGAGTGCAAAATTTGCATCTTTGTGCCACATCTCTTAAACATAAATGCTAAAGCAGTGTTAGAATACTTACCCTGCTTTATAAGCCAGCAATCTTGTACTGTTTCCTCAGGCACCTGCACTTCTGTCCCACTGCATCCATCAACTGCGCCAAGCTCTCCAGCTGAGGGCACTCACCGGGTAGAATTCTGTGCAGATGCTGAGCATCTGGATGCAGTCCTGTCCAAAATCAAAGACATCCCAGAGATCTCTTGTCTCACTACTCTCCCAGTCAGGTATCTGCTCCACTCTCTGGTGTTGTATCCTTCCTGTTGTTTGAAACAATAAGTTGCCGTAATTGTATTTTCCTATTCTAGTAATTTTGTTCCTCTGTGCATTGCTGCTGTATTTTCCAGCAATAGAATGAGAAACTTAAGGAATAATTGtccctctctgggcaatctatGTCATGCTAAATGGTAATAGCAACTCAAGTCTAGCATCACATAGATCAGGGCTGTTAAAGAAGAGTATTAACAGGAAATTTGAGTTAAATTCCCGTATTTGTTTCTTCCAAGACAAGGCTAGGCTTGAAATTAcaatgctgccttttttttctttctcaccaGTAGAACAGCAACTGggataaaataataattgtaaTGCTGTAATATAGTAATTACAATGCCAAAATTTTATCTAGCTTCTTAACAAGCACCAGGCATGTCTTTCCTCAGGGTTGAAGGTGAGGAACAAACACGAGTCAGTCTGAACTGCTCTCAGAAAGCACTGCTGGAGGTGGTGGCATTATTGTCCCAGAACAGCCTTCTTTATCACAAGACTGAGATTCTTTTACTACAGAAGGTAACAAAATCACAAAGTTACTTCCTGTGAATGTATTACTTGTGGGAGCTGCGTACCTTAAACACTGAAATGCAGAGTACCTTAAACACTGAAATGCAGTAGTCAGTGGCATCCTATCTTTCCAGTGCTACCCCAGTGCTTTGAAATACTGGCATATGGGAATTTGAAGCTACACCCATTTTCCAAAGCAATCAAACTATTTATGTGACCTGTACTAATTCTTAAATCAGTTCCAATGGCTGGCATAGTTCATATGTTACATTTCAGAACATCAcatacatacttctttgtaaagGTCAGTGTTGTTCCTGCAAGCCAAATATACTCATCCTGTACAGTGTGGACAGCAATGCAAGCATCTGGAGTCGACTTTCTCACagtaattctcttttttttcagcCTCTTCTTCCCCATACTGGAATGGGACGCCTGTGCACCCTGAGCGAGCCGCTCTCCCTGTCAGACACAGTGGAGCGCATCAAAGGGCACCTGGGGCTCCCCCACGTCCGCCTGGCCCTGGGGGTGGGCAGGACACTCGGTAAATGGGCTGTGATCCGGTAAATGTGCAGTGATCCGCCTGGCCCTGGGGGTGGGCAGGACACTCGGTAAATGGGCTGTGATGAGCCTGGCCCTTGGGGTGGGCAGGACACTCGGTAAATGTGCAGTGatcctcctggccctggggcGGGCAGGACACTCGGTAAATGGGCTGTGATGAGCCTGGCCCTGGGGGTGGGCAGGACACTCGGTAAATGGGCAGTGatcctcctggccctggggcGGGCAGGACACTCGGTAAACGGGCTGGGATCCGCCTGGCCCTGGGGCGGGCAGGACACTCGGTAAATGGGCTGTGATCCGGTAAATGGGCAGTGatcctcctggccctggggcGGGCAGGACACTCGGTAAATGGGCTGTGatcctcctggccctggggcGGGCAGGACGCTCGGTAAATGGGCTGGGATCCGGTAAATGGGCGGTTAGCCAGACTGCCTGccggggctggcactgcaggaacacagggagcagcagtgggtgCATGACAGTGGACAACACTGCTGTCTTCACCAGGTTTACTTCCAAGAACTAGGAAGCACTGTTAAGAAACATCATCTTAGAATCTACAGTCATATGAAAAGAATCTTATCTGTATCTTAATGGGATTCTATAGGTTAATGTGGTGAAGGAGGACAGTACAAGTTGAATGAAAGATATAATTTTTTGTAACTTATATaatcactaatttttttttcctgctcaggATATCAGGCACAAAGGTGTACTGTTTGATTGTATGTTCCCTTTTGTGACTGAATGTTAAAATTCAGAGCACTTTAAGAATAAGACACTTCATAGTATCATTATGAACACAGAACAGTGTTTTGATGAAAGATAAGATAAAGAAGGTAAACTAGCTCAAACAGTGGGGTCATTAGTAAGATGTGGAGTAAACATCCTCTTATCCCAGCTACCTATCCTAAAATCCAAGGACCACAGCTGGTAGAATTTGTGAGAGTAAATTTGTTAAGAGCTCATTGTAATTTAGGAGGCAGAAATCTTATTAGACTGACAATTGCactaaaaatccccaaactacTTCAGAGACTTTTTATTATGTGGTGTGACTCCACTTAAATCAACAGTAATTGCAAGGCAACATACTGTAAAACCTTAATAGATTTTGAAAACTCCCTGTGTTGTGTGTCCCCTCTCCTTAGtgaatgtaatatatatgaaaaattaaaattcatgtCGCTGTCATATATGTAATAACTTGGAATTAGCAATCACAGCAGATGGACAATTTTTATTGGCATGGAGCAGCTTTCAGCTTGCATTAAGACAGGCCTTCTGAGAGCTGAAAGTTAGGAACCAGTATATCTCAGAGGCAAAGTGCTGCCTTAGTGGCATCATTAGTTGGGAAACTAATGGTGGTGGAACACGAATCCTGCAAAGAGTAGTGGCCTTTTAGAGACTTCAGAAACCCAACTAACACCTCACTAGGAGAAAGGTCACCAGCAGCCAGCCTCTGTGCTGGAGTTTTCTAAAACGTTTCCAGCCCCTAGGAAAAAATCTATCTATCACAGAGGATTTTGTTGTATTGTCAGAGGTGTTATAGGCCCATGATTCTTTCAAACTGACAGATGTGTCTCTTCCTCCAACAAATTTACATTGACTCTAAAATCAAGGTAGCAGTTAACTGAAACAATTACTAGCAATACACACATGAGGGCTCAACAAAGGGGAAGGAGTTTAAGTGTGGCACATTGTATCCTGCAGAATCACCAGTGAAGAAAGTTGCTCTATGTGCTGGTTCTGGGAGCAGTGTCCTGAAGGGAACAGAAGCTGACGTCTATCTCACAGGTAATAGACTGctgtttcattatttaaaaaaaaacagtcattagagaaaaaaacaaacctcagcAAAAATTAAGAGGGTTGACTGGCTTTTGAAAGACTTGACGACAAAGAACTACCTGTTATTTATAATTGAGAAAAAATTGGTTAGTTATTGGAACGACAAACTACCATTAAAGTAGAAATAACGTGGATCAATTGGCAGTGTGGCACAGTGAAAGATACTTGAATTAAAACATTGATTTACAGCATTTATCTCAATGCAAAATCAGTGCTGATGGCAGTGAGTTGCAACTTTCATTCTGTGTATTTCTCCTTTGCCAACATATATTTCCTGTATTCCCTACAGAATTCCCTAATGCAAAACAGAATATAATGTAGTCTACAGAACCTTCCAAAGAAACTCCATAGTGTGTCTAGCCAAAGGGCCACTTAGTCCATTATCCTCTCTTCCAGCAGTGGGACAGCTATTCCCCGTGACACAGCAATGTGAAGGCTGCCTTGCATTCTGTAGGAATTGCTGCCCCTTCTCTCCCTTGTGTGtagccctgcagagctgaccCAGAACTGCTTTCCTCTGTCCTTTCCAGACCACTctgagcatttttattttctgcccaAACTGGCAGAATTTACAACTACTACTCAAAGATGGCAAGGAATTTCTGTGGTTTGACCCAGCTGCATACAGGGTCTTTCAAAGGACCCTGGAACAAGAGTGTTCCACTTTCCTACTGAGCAGGTTGTGTTGCATTTCCATTATGGCCCATACTGCATTACATCACCAGCCTTTTAGCTGAGGTGCTCCATGCATTGCAGAGACCTGGTTACCTGAACTGTACCATTTGTGATCTCTGTGACATTTCTTTCTCAAAATGGCAGGAGAGATGTCCCACCACGATGTGCTGGATGCAGTTGCCAATGGGATAAGTGTTATTCTGTGTGAGCACAGTAACACTGAGCGAGGCTTCCTGTCAGAGCTGCGTGAGGCACTCACCATCCACCTACAGAACAAAATCAACATCATTGTGTCTGAGAAAGACAGAGATCCTCTCCAGGTGGCATAGGGGTAAAAAACTGGAGAGGGAAAATTCAGTCAATAGTGTTATCTTGCACAGACCTATCCAACTGCAGAGCTTAATGAAGGTGCTTTCAATTGGTCCAGTACAGAATGATTGTACTATATGGTACCTCAAAGTCTGGGGTATATTTTGTCatgtcagaaaaataaatgtttgttttgGAATACCAAACATTCGTTTACTTGATTACTGGACTGTATTGAATAAATTTACTGTTACTGCTTCATGTTATTAGATACAGTTGATAACCATGATactcaaggaaaaaatatataaaacctGACTTACCTGCAGCAGTTCTACCCTACTACAGCTATGTAAAATCATGTCAGTGCAAGCCACTGATATTTTATCTAATAAATTTCAGAAATAGTTGTTAATGAAAGCATGGACATCAACTGTTTGCATTAGCAGTTGTACTAAGGCACCACTCAGATGCAAATAAATACAGAACACCAAGCAAGTTGTTGGTACTAGTATTCAGTTGCACAATGTACCACTAATGCAGCTTTAAGGCTTTTCAAAAGAGAGATTCTCAATTCAAAAAAGCTTTGTAAAGTTGAAACTCAATTCCTTAACAAAGCTGTAAATTCATATGcctttgtcattttcttttACAAACAGTTTCTGTCAACTGTGGCTTTTAATTACAGGATTGCTAAAACTGAACAAGTAGTATTTTCACCACTGATAATGAGTTTAATTTTCCAAGTTATTCTTctgttgagatttttttttaagaaaaaatctCACAGTTGTATACCCTACCATCTCTGGATGGTAAATATATTTCATTAGAAATTTGTAAAGATGTTAGCTCTATCCTTTTAAGTTAATAAAAGCAGTTCATCAAGCATGTCTCGTTCCACTTAAATGTATTTAAGTGAAAGAGATGATTGGTTTATCTGAAGCTACCTAGGCTATATAAAGGTCATCATTCTTACCAATACCATGAAGGCACCTCAGTATGCTGAGAAGTGAGAAGGAATTTCTTCTATCCCAAGTAAAGGGAAAGGACCTGTATGAAGAATCAAGTTGACAGTGGGGTAGGTAAAAGCTCTAGGTTTCTAATACAAAAGTCAGGCCATAGATCTCTTGCTTCTGTCAAGTACCAAGTGAGGGGCAGATAAGGTACTATTGCTCCATGGGATGTTTTGGTTCTCTTTAAAAGCTATATACTAGTATTAAAAGGCAGGCAAACGATTCTTGATTTTGATGTAAGAAACAATGTAAATATTTCTACTCAGTAGTTTGAAATCTTCTGCACAGATATTTGACATAATAATGAAAATGAAGCTTTTGCACAACTGCCAAAAGGATCTCGATCTTCCTGTAACATAAAAAGATTGTGAGAGACAAGACAAActaatgaaaattaataaagtACTTTATTTGATTGATTTGAACTATTACAACACTGAGCTGTAACACAGCTACCAAATATTAGGCATAGAGAGTCCCTGAAGTCTGGCTGGCAGACTACAGATGATGGAACTATAGAGCTTCCTCCCACataactgagaaaaaaagaattgaagAAAAGATGTCAAACTTCAGTAGTCTCCCAACctctaaaagcttaaaaaaaggGAGAGCTTCTAAGTGGCATTTAAGGCCTCCTCCAGGATCAGTGGGCACTCCTGatgtaaaaaatataaatatacaatcaagatttaaaaaaataaatgaaaaagctTCATAGCCTCTTCATATTCCTGGATTGCACCTTGGAAAGTAGCAGGCAATGACATGAGTCCATCATAATTTTGATTATCTAAATCTTACAAAATGATGTTAGTTTGGAACAAGTCCTTCAGTTTTATTGCCAGAATTTACTAAGtcacctgcagcatcccaaaccCACTAATATTCTCCTTTCCTCATGCAGTCAAGACAGGTCTTGTAGCATTATAAATCTTGTCTTCATACACTGGAAGCTAGTTTTGTCTAAATGGTAAGGAGTACTGGATAGCACTCAAATGGGAAAAATTGCACCACTAGTACAAACTAAAGCTCTTGACCATCTTGTGATTTGCACTTCCCAAGTAAATTGCTCCAATAAAACCTTCATGTCTACTGAGGTAGAGAGCAGAAGGCACAATCTCACCAAGTTTGTTTTTCTGGCTGTGAGGTTGGATGCACAGATAGGAAGAAGGCATTGTCTGAGCTAAGAGACAAAGCAGACAAATCCAACTAGAGCGCAAGAGAGGCCTTGCTTACAGAATCATCATTCCAAACTACCTGAAGCAGTTGAACAATGGGCAAGATTCTTTAGAATTATTACTTATCAATGCAGCAGCTGTGAGGCTGGAGAAAGAGATCTGAGCATAGGCCCCTCTCCAGCAGCCTTTGAGAGCAGTTGCTGTAGACACTGAGGACACAGATGTTACACTTCTTCATCCTCTTTCTCTAAGAAGTCGGTCAAGGTACTGTCATCGACAGGAATTAGTAAGTATTCCACACCATCAGCTCCCTGAGAACAGACATGCACAGACATTGTTAACACCAGTGTGCAGTGCCAGGCAAGCCACTAGACAGCACTGCAATGCTAGCATTTAGCTGCAGTCTGGATTAGAGCTAGACAGTGTTCTGAACAGCTACATTACCGAAAAACCTGGAATAGTTCACTGGAGCAACACAGGAAATGCACAAATACTGAGAAAAGTCATTAAATGACAAATCTTCTGGTGGGTTATGCTTGTCTGACACTACAAAGCTCTTCAACATTTATCTTCAACACTTCAACACTATATCTTGTACTGCTGTACTGCCTCATTATTATGACAAGTCTGCATTCCTTCCTTATAGAAATACAGGTAATACTATTGGAAGCAGACTGGCAGGCTCCATAGTCTGCTAC
Encoded proteins:
- the NIF3L1 gene encoding NIF3-like protein 1, with the translated sequence MPLLRPPLHRVCALGRPPVRALMNLRELVSALNDFASPALAESWDNVGLLVEPSPPHTVNTLFLTNDLTEEVMEEAVQKKADLVLSYHPPIFAPLKRVTWKTWKERLVVRALENRIGIYSPHTAYDAIPHGVNNWLTKGLGTCTSVPLHPSTAPSSPAEGTHRVEFCADAEHLDAVLSKIKDIPEISCLTTLPVRVEGEEQTRVSLNCSQKALLEVVALLSQNSLLYHKTEILLLQKPLLPHTGMGRLCTLSEPLSLSDTVERIKGHLGLPHVRLALGVGRTLESPVKKVALCAGSGSSVLKGTEADVYLTGEMSHHDVLDAVANGISVILCEHSNTERGFLSELREALTIHLQNKINIIVSEKDRDPLQVA